The DNA sequence GTGCGCGTCACAGAGAAGCTCAGCCGCATCTTGCAAAGAGCCGGCGTGGATCACGACGTTGAATGGAATGCCCTCTCGTGCATCGAAGAATGAGAAGAAGAGGGACTGCAAGGCAAAACGATGCATCAGTCCGAGAGGAGCTTGTCGAATGCCTCTCGCAATCGTGCCTTACGAGCTGCGATCTCCTTCGCCTGCCTCTCCATCGAAGACTTGAGCTCGTTTATCTGCTGAGCCACCGCCCGGGGCGACGTGCCCCCTAAAGAGTCCCTGCGCTGGACGCAGGACTGCAGGGAAAGAATTTGGTATACATCCTCTTGGAATAAATGGGAGAAAGTCTGCATCTTCTCCAGCGGGAGCTGCTCCAATCTCTTCCCCTCATTTATGGCCAGGCGTACCAGCTTAGCCGCTATCTCATGCGCTTGGCGGAAAGGCATTCCCTTATTGACAAGATAATCGGCTATTTCTGTGGCGTTAAGATATCCCTGTTCAGCGGCTTGGAGCATGCGATCCTGGTTGAAGGCGAGGGTGGCGATCATTCTAGCAGTTATCTCCAGTGATGATGCCAAGATGTCCGCTGAGCTCATTACTATGCCCTTATCCTCCTGCAGATCCCGGTTATAAGTCAAAGGCAGGGACTTTAGGAGCCCGAGCATCGATATCACATTACCCATCACGATGGAAGAACGTCCCCGCACCAGCTCGGCTACGTCTGGATTCTTCTTCTGAGGCATGATGGAGCTGCCAGTAGCATATTCATCCCCGACTTCCACGAAACCGAACTCCGGGGAGGACCAGAGAATGATCTCCTCTGCCAGGGAGGAGAGGTGCACCATGGCGAGGGAGCAGCCGAAGGCAAACTCGGCGGCGAAATCCCGGTCGCTCACCGCATCCATGGAATTGGGGCAGGGAGCAGCGAAGCCAAGGCTTCGCGCCACCATCTCCCTGTCTATAGGATAGGTAGTACCCGCTAGGGCCGCCGACCCAAGGGGACAGAGATTCAGACGGCCATAGGCCTCCAGGAATCGGTCCACATCCCGATGGAAGCGTTGGGCATGGGCTAGAAGGTGATGCGCTAGGGTAACTGGCTGCGCATGCTGGGTATGGGTGAATCCGGGAAGTATGGTCTGCAGATGGCGTGAGGCCTGCTCAACTAAGGCCTGTTTAAGGCCCAACAGCAAGCCGCATATATCGAGCAGTCTGGAGCGCAGATACATGCGGAAATCCGTGGCCACCTGATCGTTCCTGCTGCGGGCGGTATGCAATCGACCTCCTGATTCTCCTATGCGCTGTATGAGCTCGTTCTCTATGTTAGTAT is a window from the Methanomassiliicoccales archaeon genome containing:
- the argH gene encoding argininosuccinate lyase, which codes for MNEKQLWSGRFQAGMNQATLAFTSSLEVDSRLAWFDVMGSLAHVRMLGQKGILSSDDAQLIAQGLKSILSDIERGELKLNPQLEDVHTNIENELIQRIGESGGRLHTARSRNDQVATDFRMYLRSRLLDICGLLLGLKQALVEQASRHLQTILPGFTHTQHAQPVTLAHHLLAHAQRFHRDVDRFLEAYGRLNLCPLGSAALAGTTYPIDREMVARSLGFAAPCPNSMDAVSDRDFAAEFAFGCSLAMVHLSSLAEEIILWSSPEFGFVEVGDEYATGSSIMPQKKNPDVAELVRGRSSIVMGNVISMLGLLKSLPLTYNRDLQEDKGIVMSSADILASSLEITARMIATLAFNQDRMLQAAEQGYLNATEIADYLVNKGMPFRQAHEIAAKLVRLAINEGKRLEQLPLEKMQTFSHLFQEDVYQILSLQSCVQRRDSLGGTSPRAVAQQINELKSSMERQAKEIAARKARLREAFDKLLSD